The following are from one region of the Anabas testudineus chromosome 2, fAnaTes1.2, whole genome shotgun sequence genome:
- the rps20 gene encoding 40S ribosomal protein S20 — translation MAFKDTGKAPVETEVAIHRIRITLTSRNVKSLEKVCADLIRGAKEKNLKVKGPVRMPTKTLRITTRKTPCGEGSKTWDRFQMRIHKRLIDLHSPSEIVKQITSISIEPGVEVEVTIADA, via the exons ATG GCTTTCAAGGACACTGGTAAGGCACCTGTTGAGACTGAGGTTGCCATTCATCGCATCCGCATCACCCTCACCAGTCGCAATGTCAAATCTCTGGAGAAGG TCTGCGCGGATCTGATCCGTGGGGCTAAGGAGAAGAACCTGAAGGTGAAGGGACCTGTCCGCATGCCAACCAAG ACTCTGCGCATCACCACCAGGAAGACTCCCTGTGGTGAGGGATCCAAAACCTGGGATCGCTTCCAGATGAGAATCCACAAACGCCTGATTGATCTGCACAGTCCATCTGAAATTGTAAAGCAGATCACCTCCATCAGCATCGAACCAGGTGTTGAGGTTGAAGTTACCATCGCTGATGCATAA